In the Flagellimonas sp. HMM57 genome, one interval contains:
- the yidC gene encoding membrane protein insertase YidC, whose translation MEEKKLDVKSIIGFVLIFGILIFMFYQNQPTPEELEAQKAEQEKIEAEAQKEEEKNQQEVTNTPVTIDLQDSTAVANYKGSVGAFGFTKASEGTTTIENDVLYLEVANKGGQIVEAKMKNFVTHDSVPVYLVKEGNASFGLNFSTSDNRVLNTKDLFFEPSSTKSGDNQVLSMKAKISESQFLEYRYEMKPTDYLVDFTIRSQGLNGVLNSSRPIELEWDVKGIRHNKSVNYENRYTRLTYNHDEGKISKLSESSDLDEETEVDVKWLSYRQHFFSSILATDNHFKNAELSSKNLVEEESKETLFTKAFRTKAPIELQGGELSQNMHWYYGPTDVKVLDDYKDLGLVESIPFGWGIFGWINRYVFTPFYEFLSSFLPFGIAIIVMTIIVRLALSPVTYKSYLSQAKMKVLKPEITELNEKYKDNAMKKQQETMKLYNKAGVSPMSGCIPALLQLPIFYSLFMFFPTSFALRQKSFLWAEDLSSYDTIFNLPFAIPFYGDHVSLFPILASVAIFFYMTMTTGQSMQMQQQPGMPNMKFIMYLSPVMMLFFFNNYASGLSLYYFISNLITIFIMLAIKNYILDEDKIHAQIQENKKKPKKENKFQKKMREMMEQAEAQKKTGKR comes from the coding sequence ATGGAAGAAAAGAAACTGGACGTCAAATCCATTATTGGTTTTGTATTGATTTTTGGAATACTCATTTTTATGTTCTACCAAAATCAACCAACACCTGAAGAGCTTGAAGCCCAAAAAGCAGAGCAAGAAAAGATTGAGGCCGAAGCGCAAAAAGAAGAAGAGAAAAATCAGCAGGAAGTTACAAATACTCCTGTCACCATAGATTTACAGGATTCCACTGCAGTGGCCAATTATAAGGGTTCAGTTGGGGCTTTTGGATTTACAAAAGCTTCAGAAGGCACTACAACAATTGAAAACGATGTACTTTATCTAGAGGTGGCCAACAAAGGAGGACAAATTGTTGAGGCCAAAATGAAAAATTTTGTGACCCACGATTCTGTTCCGGTATATCTGGTAAAAGAAGGAAATGCCAGTTTTGGACTTAATTTTTCTACATCGGATAATAGGGTCCTTAATACAAAGGATTTGTTTTTTGAACCTTCATCGACAAAAAGTGGCGATAATCAAGTCCTTTCCATGAAAGCGAAGATTTCCGAAAGTCAGTTTTTGGAATACCGCTATGAAATGAAGCCAACCGATTATTTGGTAGATTTTACGATTCGTTCCCAAGGTCTTAATGGGGTACTAAATTCAAGCCGCCCTATTGAATTGGAATGGGACGTTAAGGGTATACGGCACAACAAGAGTGTCAACTATGAAAATCGTTATACACGTTTGACCTATAATCACGATGAGGGAAAAATAAGCAAGCTTTCCGAGAGCAGCGATTTGGACGAAGAGACCGAGGTTGATGTAAAATGGTTATCCTATCGTCAACATTTTTTCAGCTCTATTTTAGCAACGGACAATCATTTTAAAAATGCAGAACTGAGTTCCAAGAACTTGGTAGAGGAAGAAAGTAAGGAAACACTCTTTACAAAAGCGTTTCGTACAAAGGCGCCCATAGAACTGCAAGGTGGGGAACTTTCCCAAAACATGCATTGGTATTATGGTCCTACAGATGTTAAAGTACTGGATGATTACAAAGATTTGGGCTTGGTGGAATCCATTCCCTTTGGTTGGGGAATATTCGGTTGGATAAACAGGTATGTCTTTACACCATTTTATGAATTCTTAAGCTCGTTCTTGCCATTTGGTATTGCCATTATCGTAATGACCATTATTGTACGGTTGGCATTATCTCCGGTAACCTATAAGTCGTATCTCTCCCAGGCCAAAATGAAAGTTTTAAAGCCAGAGATTACGGAGTTAAACGAGAAGTATAAGGACAATGCAATGAAGAAGCAGCAGGAAACCATGAAGCTGTACAACAAAGCTGGTGTGAGCCCCATGAGCGGCTGTATTCCTGCATTGTTGCAATTGCCCATCTTTTATTCGTTGTTCATGTTCTTCCCCACGTCATTTGCATTACGGCAAAAGTCTTTCTTATGGGCCGAAGACCTTTCGTCTTATGATACTATTTTTAATTTACCATTTGCGATTCCGTTTTACGGTGATCATGTGAGTCTCTTTCCAATTTTGGCATCAGTGGCGATATTCTTCTATATGACGATGACGACTGGACAGAGTATGCAGATGCAACAGCAACCCGGTATGCCCAATATGAAATTCATTATGTACCTGTCACCGGTAATGATGTTGTTTTTCTTTAACAACTACGCTAGTGGTTTGAGTCTATATTACTTTATCTCCAACTTGATTACCATCTTTATTATGTTGGCAATTAAAAATTACATTTTGGATGAGGATAAAATCCACGCCCAGATTCAAGAGAACAAGAAAAAGCCCAAAAAGGAGAACAAGTTCCAGAAAAAGATGCGGGAAATGATGGAGCAGGCAGAGGCGCAAAAGAAGACTGGGAAGCGTTAA
- a CDS encoding fasciclin domain-containing protein — MKALIKLSKLTLLAVVFIFASCSDDDDNGPTTPTPTLNIVETADAENDLSSLVGALKKADESADNDLVSALSGDGPFTVFAPTNAAFDDLFKQLGDFEGLDDFNTQELQNVLAVVLSYHVISGTAALSSDLSDGQVLTTLQTGTLTISTEGGVFIDDATDVNAEVTTADVETTNGVVHIIDKVLLPQEVIDQLRILITITDLAVGNENLESLVAALLAADEDLDEVLKGDGPFTVLAPSDEAFDEFLGEDELADIPVETLTNVLKNHVISGALFQADLEAAGSGYANTLATRDEDNISIYYNTTDGVVFNGVSTVEAADVEALNGVVHIVDKVIDLPTVVTFATADPTFESLVAALTTDGQPDFVSTLGGDGPFTVFAPTNDAFQALLDSNDMWNGLTDIDSGLLTSVLQHHVIADANIRSEDLTPNGVTETPATLEGDTFLITLPGTEGNIADVTDGAGNMGIGIDFVDVQAANGVIHVLDTVLLPDTEN; from the coding sequence ATGAAAGCACTGATTAAATTATCTAAACTCACACTACTGGCGGTTGTCTTTATTTTCGCGTCCTGCTCGGACGATGATGACAACGGGCCAACGACCCCAACACCTACCTTGAATATAGTAGAAACCGCTGATGCCGAAAACGATTTAAGCAGTTTGGTGGGTGCATTAAAAAAAGCTGATGAAAGTGCCGACAACGATTTGGTCAGTGCTTTAAGTGGAGATGGTCCTTTCACGGTCTTTGCACCTACCAATGCTGCATTTGATGATTTATTTAAACAATTGGGTGATTTTGAAGGTTTGGATGACTTCAATACACAAGAGCTTCAAAATGTACTAGCAGTTGTTTTATCATATCACGTCATTTCTGGAACAGCCGCTCTTTCATCTGATTTGAGCGACGGTCAAGTTTTGACGACGTTGCAGACCGGCACTTTAACAATTTCTACCGAAGGAGGCGTTTTTATTGATGATGCCACTGATGTTAACGCCGAGGTTACAACAGCCGATGTAGAGACTACAAATGGTGTTGTACATATTATAGACAAAGTATTGTTGCCGCAAGAAGTTATAGACCAATTAAGAATACTTATTACCATCACTGATTTAGCCGTAGGTAATGAAAACTTGGAAAGCTTGGTTGCCGCATTGCTTGCCGCAGATGAAGATTTAGATGAAGTACTTAAAGGTGATGGTCCTTTTACGGTGCTCGCGCCAAGCGATGAAGCTTTTGATGAATTCTTGGGTGAAGATGAGCTTGCCGATATCCCCGTGGAAACGTTGACCAATGTATTGAAAAATCATGTAATCAGTGGTGCCTTGTTTCAAGCTGATTTGGAAGCAGCTGGTTCTGGTTATGCAAATACCCTTGCTACACGAGATGAGGATAATATCAGTATTTACTACAATACAACAGATGGCGTTGTATTTAATGGCGTATCAACAGTAGAAGCCGCAGATGTTGAAGCATTGAATGGGGTGGTGCATATCGTTGATAAAGTAATAGACCTCCCTACGGTGGTAACTTTTGCAACTGCGGACCCAACCTTCGAATCTTTGGTAGCTGCTTTGACAACGGATGGACAACCAGACTTTGTCTCAACACTTGGAGGTGATGGTCCGTTTACGGTTTTCGCCCCAACAAACGATGCGTTCCAAGCACTATTGGACAGCAACGATATGTGGAACGGCTTAACCGATATTGATTCTGGTTTACTTACCAGCGTATTACAGCACCATGTTATTGCTGATGCGAATATTCGTTCAGAAGATTTAACTCCTAATGGCGTAACCGAAACACCTGCTACGTTAGAAGGCGATACCTTTTTAATTACACTACCAGGTACCGAAGGTAACATCGCCGATGTAACCGATGGTGCTGGAAATATGGGAATTGGTATTGATTTCGTAGACGTACAAGCTGCAAATGGTGTAATCCACGTATTGGATACCGTTCTTCTACCAGACACAGAAAATTAA
- a CDS encoding fasciclin domain-containing protein encodes MKNYLRLKNYLFLVVLTVFVFSSCDKEDDGATDKETEAQSTIVQTAQNTDALTSLVAALTKADENEDSDLVGTLNGEGTFTVFAPTNEAFTELFQELDDFDSLADFDTPEKRSILATILQYHVVSGVAATAESLDNEQKIPTVQGEDVTIRLDDDTVFVQDATDADAEVIIEDVTTSNGIVHVIDKVLLPQTIIDALNEEEVTSTLVDIVVATDALSLLEEAVIKAGLVNTLNGEGPFTVFAPTDDAFVALLGILGDDYSSLEDFDTEEEIALLRNILLYHVIPAKVLEADLQPGDVPTAFDGNSISVIASNDTFVIGDASDVNANITGTDIMASNGVAHTIDKVLLPQAALDFVASLQLKTIVEIAVETDDLGLLVEALQTANAGLVETLSGDGPFTVFAPTNQAFKDLLDFLGDDFKSLADFDTQEEKDLLVTVLTYHVVAGNAAFSDTLNNGDQIETFQGENVGINIKDGTIHIEDATEDNATVVLEDVEASNGVVHVINKVLVPQAALDILFPPKPNIVELAQSVDDLSLLVAALIQADAGLVDALGGDGPFTVFAPTNKAFKELLNGLGNNYNSLEDFDTPEEKALLAQLLLYHVVAGEAIPSSAITGHVELTTEQGEKIEAVAGHPIKIRDKTHTPAKVVAADNEASNGIVHIIDKVLLPQEIIDALH; translated from the coding sequence ATGAAAAATTATTTACGATTGAAGAACTATCTATTTTTGGTAGTTCTAACGGTATTTGTATTTTCTTCTTGTGACAAAGAAGATGATGGAGCAACAGACAAAGAAACTGAAGCCCAAAGTACCATTGTACAAACTGCACAGAACACAGATGCTTTAACATCATTGGTTGCAGCATTGACCAAAGCTGATGAAAACGAAGATTCAGATTTGGTCGGTACCCTTAATGGTGAAGGAACCTTTACTGTATTTGCCCCTACCAATGAAGCTTTTACGGAACTTTTCCAAGAATTGGATGATTTTGATTCACTTGCGGATTTTGACACACCAGAAAAAAGAAGCATTCTTGCCACCATTCTACAGTATCATGTAGTTTCCGGTGTTGCGGCCACAGCTGAAAGTTTGGATAACGAACAAAAGATTCCTACCGTTCAGGGAGAGGACGTCACCATTCGTCTTGACGATGATACCGTATTCGTCCAAGACGCGACAGATGCAGATGCTGAGGTTATTATTGAAGACGTAACAACTTCAAATGGTATTGTACATGTTATTGACAAAGTGCTTTTACCACAAACAATTATCGATGCGCTTAATGAAGAGGAAGTGACCTCAACCTTAGTGGATATTGTTGTAGCAACGGACGCTTTGTCCTTGTTGGAAGAAGCAGTTATCAAAGCTGGTTTGGTCAATACATTGAACGGGGAAGGCCCATTTACAGTTTTTGCCCCGACAGATGATGCTTTTGTAGCATTGTTAGGAATCTTGGGAGATGATTACAGCTCTTTGGAAGATTTTGATACCGAAGAAGAAATCGCTCTTTTACGAAATATTCTATTATATCATGTAATTCCTGCAAAAGTGTTGGAAGCTGATTTACAACCAGGTGATGTACCAACTGCTTTTGATGGAAATTCAATAAGCGTAATTGCAAGTAACGATACTTTTGTAATCGGAGATGCTTCCGATGTAAACGCAAATATTACAGGTACGGATATCATGGCATCCAATGGCGTTGCACATACCATAGATAAAGTGTTATTGCCACAAGCTGCATTGGATTTTGTAGCCTCTTTGCAATTGAAAACCATCGTGGAAATTGCAGTTGAAACCGATGACCTTGGCCTTTTGGTAGAAGCATTGCAGACCGCCAATGCAGGTTTGGTAGAAACTTTAAGTGGTGATGGACCATTTACGGTATTCGCTCCAACAAACCAAGCCTTTAAAGACTTGTTGGATTTCTTGGGAGATGACTTCAAGAGTCTTGCCGATTTTGACACACAAGAAGAAAAAGACTTACTGGTAACGGTCCTTACCTACCATGTGGTTGCAGGTAATGCCGCATTTTCTGACACATTAAATAATGGAGATCAAATTGAAACCTTCCAAGGTGAAAACGTTGGCATCAATATTAAAGATGGAACAATTCATATTGAAGATGCTACAGAAGACAACGCAACCGTAGTCCTTGAAGACGTTGAAGCTAGTAACGGTGTGGTTCATGTTATCAACAAAGTACTGGTTCCTCAAGCCGCTTTGGATATTCTTTTCCCACCAAAACCCAATATTGTTGAATTGGCACAATCAGTTGATGATTTAAGCCTTTTGGTAGCTGCCTTAATCCAGGCTGATGCAGGTCTAGTGGATGCTTTAGGCGGTGACGGACCATTTACGGTATTCGCTCCTACCAATAAAGCTTTCAAAGAATTATTGAATGGTTTGGGAAATAACTACAATAGTTTAGAAGATTTTGATACACCTGAAGAAAAAGCATTATTGGCTCAATTGTTATTGTACCATGTTGTAGCTGGGGAAGCAATCCCATCTTCGGCTATCACTGGCCATGTAGAGCTAACAACGGAACAAGGTGAGAAGATTGAAGCAGTTGCGGGACACCCTATCAAAATCAGGGACAAAACACATACTCCTGCAAAAGTAGTTGCAGCGGATAATGAAGCTAGTAACGGTATTGTACATATTATAGACAAAGTGCTTCTACCACAAGAAATAATAGATGCACTTCATTAA